TTGGCGAACACATACTGTTCtgtttttaaaatgtatatatttcTACAAAAATGATGGAAGATTGATATCTAAAAGCAGAGTCTAGACAAAAGGAGCTCTTTTCatgtccaaaaaagaaaaagattatgagTATCAATAGGTGGAGAGGATTGGTGCATATGTTGCCACGTGTTGTCCATAAAATGACTTTACTTcgttttagtttaaaaaaaaaaaaaaaaaaaaaaaggaaagaagaggaagaacaaACCAATGGCTCTCACTTCCGCAATGACCTTCGGAGAGGGCAAAAAGGAACCGAGAAAACAATTAAATTCAACATGACAACCCAACATCTTCGTCCCCCTTCCTTTCAAAACTTGCCCTTAAGCTTGATACGGCTTCAAATAAATGATTCGTTAATATTTAGACCTTCAGAAAACTGGTGCAAGAATACAATTAATGTGGTAATATTTCCTTCAAAGATTGAACATCACCTACGGGGGAGGAAGGGTGCTCAATTCTAAACTGCTCTCAAGTTTTTTTGCACTAAGCTCATTTGACAATCAGTATGGGGTAACCTAAGCTCTCATCTTGTCCTTCAATCGCAAAAAATGCAAGGATGAGCTTTTGGATCTTGTTATAAAGACTTAtataatacaattaattatacttcaaTAGACAAGATGTCCGTTTgtgtttgcaattttaaaatatgtgaattgaaatgtgatttttaaaaacgtaattaattgtctggcaaaatcgcaatttgacATTTAACAAAAGCACTCATATATCttgcatgcgatttgaaaacacaaattttctatgatttttaaatcgcaatttttttaaaaatcgctatcccaaacgatttattttctacaatttggtttaaaaacacattttttttttctatgaaatTGCAATGCCTAATATACTGTAGGTAGGGGCGGAGCCATTTAGGAGCTTGGGGGGCCTGGCCTCCCAAAGCCCCAAGGCTTtcccaacaaaaataaaaataaaaataaaaatctaaaacaaattctaaaaataaataaataaaatttactcctaatttttttatttttttaattccccccccccccccccccccccaccaaaaaaaaaaatttacccataattttatttttttataaaaaaatttgccccccaaattttttttcttcagtttggCCCCCCAAGTTGCAGATGCTGGTTCCGCCCCTGCCCGTAGGCCATACGTATATCTTCGATTCAGCTCTTTAGCTCTCTCTGTattctctttaattttattttcttatcttttattATTCTCATCATATATTTCTACATAATATCAAACCTTTCTATACCGTTTTCTATATTTCAACACTTTGACAGCTCAATATTTCTTTGGAACGTAGGATGGAATGTGTGGTGCAGAGGTCTGCTTCTAGTCCTTCCATGCCGCAGTGATAGAGGGCTTGAGTTGTGCAAATAATATTTATCTCCATTATTTCACAATTAAGATGGTAAAGAATCACATCAAAATATCTACTTGATCATTTGGCGCAGCATATATAGAGGACTTTCGTAGCAACGACTTGAGCAAAGTGGCAAGTGACTGACAATTTCGACGAAAAACAACTGGGTTGATGTTGGGAGTTTTGTCATGGTCAAAAGGTCTTCAAATTGGCATTTGGCACCACCCACAAGTTTCCTACTCCCAATTTATTGCGAGTGGGAGAATTTGACGAAAAGTTCAAATCCAAGACATTTTCACGGGTCCCAAACGGTGGAGACATTCCAAAGAAAGATAAATTCCGATCCCCTAGCATATATGATCATTTCAAGAGAGACTTTTTCAACATCAACTTCTAAAACCTGGCCAGCTTGATTTGGTGGTAATTTAAGAGAAATTATAAAAGGTTGTTCGttaaaactaaatattttattatatcttacattaaagaaaaaaaatatataaaaaaaaagctacaactttttattaattgtatgtatttcaacttttttttttctttttttttttaaaaaaaaacttttattattattattattattattattatttttttttttttttttttgtgtcggAGTATTTTTACTTTGTCTTTTAATATAAGCTTGGCTGTCAATAAGATCGACTTGATATTTGTGGAAAGTCAATAAGTCATGATATTGATGAAGATAGTGAATTAGTAATGGATCTGTTTAGGAATAAATTTTGGGGACAAATAGCAATTAAGCAGGGTAGATGATTTACAGTTTGCAAGGCCCATGCATAAGATATTTCACTGTGTTTTGCCAAATTAATGAGCTTTCAATTCTTGTACCTGTCCCATACTTAATAGTTTACGAGGAAATTCATTggttaccttttttttttttagatatgtccacataagagggggaggagggattcgaactagtgaccttcgtTTTATGAGGCGtgatccccagccgattgagttacCCCTTGGAGACAATTCATTGGTTACCTAAGCATGCCTATTTCTACACCCTGTAGCGTACGACATTCTTAAGCCAAGTTATTTACTAAAAAGAGAGGGCCGAGGAACAATATGTCATAATAAGTAATTTACTTGgtttaatgaaagaaaaagaacgattATTTCGAAGAAATAACCATTATTTCATTCTAATCACCTATTTCAGGAACTAAACTAGCTCTTAATATTTCGATCTAGACAAAATGTTGCTCAAAATATCATGACTAAGTAACTGGTAAAAATCTTTTGCCTTATTGAGTATTGCGAGCCTCACCAAACATTAATAAAGAGAGACAAGTTTCAATATCACTTCGATCGAGAAGAAACGAATATTTCCAAAATGTAGCTTGATTTGAAGGTAATTAAATCATTTGTTGGGTGGATGTTGTGGGTTCAATGTTATCATTCATTTATAAAcgtgaaaaataaattacgaAGTAAGCTAGGAAAAAGGAATTATAAAACGTAGTTCATGAAAATTAttgatttcattattttttattaaaaaaaaaaaaaaaaaagggggggggttTTCATATTACCATCGACTCCATCATTAGCTTAGGATCAAGGAACATTTTTCTTAAGACTGAATTATATTTTTGAGATCATAAAATGGGTAGTCAGGCAAGTAAATAGAACCACAAAATTAAggataagtaataattttttttttaatttttttttattcaaaaactaaGGATAAGTATGATCACAAAACACTACTTTtcgatatattttttttttttttttgcttttacttttctttttctaatggtCAACGAAGTCGATCAAAGCCCAAACCACCCCCACCCTCTTTTTCCAAGAGTcaaaattttttcctttgaattttttgatgcTCAAATCAACTTATATATTAGTCGCACTTGAGCTCTCACTAAACTCCAACACCTCAACCAACAAACACTACTCATGGAGAGAACTTGTttcccattttccttttttgtggCACTTCTCATGGTGCAATGTTACATGGCAACCCTAGATGTTGCAAATGTTCCTAACATTATCACCGATCAATCTGCTCTTCTTGCCTTAAAGGCTCAAATTTCTTATGACCCTCGTAATGTTTTGTCAAACAACTGGTCTACCGGCACCTTCGTTTGCAGTTGGGTTGGTGTTACTTGTGATTCTCGCCATCAACGAGTAACCGCTTTGAACCTTTCTTACATGGATCTTGTAGGTACCATTGCTCCACACATGGGAAACCTTTCATTTCTTCTTAGTCTAAACATTGAAAACAATAGTTTTCACGGCTCTCTGCCCAACGAGTTGTCTCATCTTTACAACTTGCAACACTTATCATTTGGATTCAATAGCTTCAATGGAGAAATCCCATCATGGATGGGAATGTTAtccaaacttcaaaatttgtcTCTATTTGGTAATAGTTTCACAGGAACTATACCACCATCTCTATCAAACATTTCTTCATTGCAAGTAATTAATCTTAGTTATAACCAACTTTTGGGCTCCATTCCATCCTCCATCTTCAACATATACAGCTTGCAAAGAATTGATCTTAGAGATAATATGCTTTCTGGTCCGATGCCCTCCATTATTTCCAACATGTCATCATTGCAAATCATTAACTTAAGGAGTAATAATCTTTCTGGTCCACTCCCAAATGATACTTTTGATAATCTTCCCTACTTACAACGGCTTCGTGTATCTTATAATCAATTTTCTGGCCAACTCCCATCTACTTTGTTCAATTGCAAACGACTGCAATATTTATCATTTGCGAATAATGATTTCATTGGAAGTATACCTTCAGAAATTGGAAACTTAATCATGCTCACAAAGTTATACTTTGAGAGCAACAACTTTGAAGGTATGTTTAGTATATCTGTGTGTAAGTACCCGCATAGAACTCTAGAACTATCAAAGTTTATGATTTTATAGCTACGTACTCATCTCTTTCTATTGTTACATTCCCCACTCTTTTCCTCTTTTGATTAGTCTAAATTAAATTTCTTGCTTccattcttttgtttctttaattcaTTTTAAGTTGGGAGGTCATTGAATATAATGCAGAGCGAAACAAGaataaatttgttgtttttgtttatttagattattagttttatttgaatttaattagaGGTTTGGCCcaaagttttaagttatttgtaattcaataatggacTTAGCTCAAAAGTGAGTCACATTAGCTtaggttatttgttatttaataatgggcttggcccttggCCCAAAGTGAGTACATTAGGGTTAgtgttaaggttagggtttaatcTATGAGCcaatttaagcataatattctaTTATAATAGACAGTTTATGATGAATAAAGAAAACAGTTTTGTTCCCTTGAGGTGTgactcctctcttctttcttggtgGTGATACGCTACCAACGCCAATGAGATGCTGGTTTATTTTTTCATCTTCGTTAATTTGGTAAGATTCTGAATTAATCtaaggtttttatttattttatgttattttgtttttccccTGCGTCAGAATATATTGACACTTGATCACTTCACCAATGGAATTGGTGGCAGATAGCAGATGGTGGAGTGAGGGATGACAAACAGTTAGACAGAAAGTTTGAGAGGAGAGGATGGCAAAGTGAGAGAAATAGAGGACACTGAAAAATACTGAGTGGTGAAGGGAGATCACAagagtttgagaaaattttgaatgagagagggagaggttGTGATTGTTAAAGAGGCGGCGAGATagtagatatttatttttttcataaataagtttagggttcgtttgggtgttcgattttttcaaattaagctatattgtactatatttaaaattgtgaataccaagAAAATTCGAGTTTTGAACttatgttttgatggtttagaaaatctgaagtaaaatttgaaaaaaatgtttgggagtgtgaattgaattgaatataattgagaaaaatatatataaaaatgatttattattattattataaaactaaaaaactgatttttttttttttttttttaaatatagagTTTAATATTGGGGTGTTTTTGAACCCTCCCTAGGAGTGGCGCTACCACCCCCAGCAACTGTTTGGGGGTGACACGACCACCACCGAATTTGAcaggggtggccgaccacccctgAAACCGCTTGGAGGTGGTTGAGCCATCCCCAACCGCTCTTTTGGGAGTGATTGAGCCACCCCTGAATTAGACGGCCACCCCCCAAAATTTGtcgagggtggctaggccaccaTCCAATAATTTCGGGGATAACCAATCCACCCCTGGACAcctgggggtggtccggccgcCACCCTCAGACGActaggggtggctcaaccacccctaggttttttgtttaaatttttttttttttttactttattattatttttgagttgagttaaatttttttgagttGGGTTAAAAACTGGTTGAAAAGCAGATCAGGTAAAACCCGAACATAGTTTTCATTCTAAATTCTGAATCcaaaaaccatccaaacatgtttttttaaatataatataatataatttgaaaaatgtagACACCCAACTAGAagttatatgatttttttaaatataatataatatagttgggttgtatgatttttttcaaaaagcttGAAGggtttacacttttttttcataaactttttttattgagttagaagggacttttttactttttaagatATTAAGAGGTTTTTTTAAAGCTGTTGACGggataattttaaatttttgttcaacgagaagtgttttttttttttttttttttagtagggGAGAAGAATTAGGAGAGATTTTTTAGTACTCCACTCTCCACCATTGATTATAGTACAACTTGGATGACGTTGTACAAAGCAGCCTCTAGAAAAGGAAAGAGGCTATGAATTAAGCTCACTTGTTCGAGCAATTTAGGGTCCAAAACTTAACCACCTAAGGTAGGTGGCCCACAACTTTTTTCTTGTAGACTACACGAGTTTCACTGAAACTCAGACAGTCTAATTATAGTGATTCTCATTATTTTGTTTAGATTACATGACATGTTAACCATCAATTTTACATCCAAGattgtattttgagaattgtgaCCAATTCTCAAgatcaaatattttgatgttccTTGTACACCTTATCTTTATTACGATGATTATCATCTCCAATTTTCACACACTATATAATTGAGCATTCTATTTCTATCTTAGGTGCACCTTACATtttggtttttctcaaaataaaacataaactttAAGTTCGCGTCAAGcacgaaaagaaaagagatcattaattaaagaaaaatttggtTAACAGAACTTTTGACATTGATGAAAATGTAACTTTCAATTCTAATGCTAACATTTCCTTACCAGAAATGCTACATGCATTCTCACTCTCATATTTTGAAGTGCAAACTCCCCTAATGCAGGaataaaaatcacca
This DNA window, taken from Alnus glutinosa chromosome 5, dhAlnGlut1.1, whole genome shotgun sequence, encodes the following:
- the LOC133869236 gene encoding receptor-like protein 34 — protein: MATLDVANVPNIITDQSALLALKAQISYDPRNVLSNNWSTGTFVCSWVGVTCDSRHQRVTALNLSYMDLVGTIAPHMGNLSFLLSLNIENNSFHGSLPNELSHLYNLQHLSFGFNSFNGEIPSWMGMLSKLQNLSLFGNSFTGTIPPSLSNISSLQVINLSYNQLLGSIPSSIFNIYSLQRIDLRDNMLSGPMPSIISNMSSLQIINLRSNNLSGPLPNDTFDNLPYLQRLRVSYNQFSGQLPSTLFNCKRLQYLSFANNDFIGSIPSEIGNLIMLTKLYFESNNFEDSRWWSEG